Proteins from a single region of Mucilaginibacter daejeonensis:
- the katG gene encoding catalase/peroxidase HPI, with the protein MENGSNDITKCPFLNGDMKHNVGGGGTRNNDWWPNQLKLNILRQNSSLSNPLDESFDYAEEFKSLDLEAVKQDLYALMTDSQDWWPADFGHYGGLFIRMAWHSAGTYRVTDGRGGAGAGLQRFAPLNSWPDNVSLDKARRLLWPIKQKYGRKISWADLMILTGNVALESMGFKTFGFAGGRKDAWEADESVYWGSERTWLGGDIRYAQGSEGVDEDHGILVSDDNADGKVHTRNLEKPLAAVQMGLIYVNPEGPDGNPDPVLAAKDIRDTFGRMAMNDEETVALIAGGHTFGKTHGAAPSDHVGDEPEGATMESQGFGWHNSFGTGKGADTITSGLEVTWTTTPTQWSNNYFENLFGFEWELTKSPAGAHQWVAKDAGDIIPDAYDANKKHKPTMLTTDLSLRFDPEYEKISRRFLENPDQFADAFARAWFKLTHRDMGPKMLYLGNDVPQEDLLWQDIVPAVDHALVDDADVATLKDKILASGLSVSELASTAWASASTFRGSDKRGGANGARVRLAPQKDWNVNNPAQLQKVLGVLEGIQNDFNGAQTGGKKVSLADLIVLAGNAAIEKAAKDAGHDVTVPFTAGRTDASQEQTDVESFKFLEPVADGFRNYRKPRVQVPTEELLVDKAHLLTLTAPELTVLIGGLRAININFDGSKHGIFTQREGQLTNDFFVNLLDMGTAWKSVNGDRELFEGADRKTGEVKWTATRADLVFGSHAELRAIAEVYGSADGQQKFINDFVAAWTKVMNLDRFDVAAK; encoded by the coding sequence ATGGAAAACGGATCAAATGACATCACTAAATGCCCGTTCCTGAACGGTGACATGAAGCACAATGTTGGCGGTGGGGGCACCCGTAACAATGACTGGTGGCCTAACCAATTAAAACTGAATATCCTTCGTCAAAACTCATCTTTATCGAATCCATTGGATGAAAGCTTTGACTATGCAGAAGAATTTAAAAGCCTTGACCTGGAAGCGGTAAAGCAAGACCTGTATGCTTTAATGACCGATTCGCAAGATTGGTGGCCTGCTGATTTTGGCCATTACGGTGGCTTGTTCATCCGTATGGCCTGGCACAGCGCCGGTACCTATCGCGTTACCGACGGTCGTGGCGGTGCAGGTGCAGGTTTACAGCGCTTTGCCCCTTTGAACAGTTGGCCTGATAACGTGAGCCTGGATAAAGCCCGCCGTTTACTTTGGCCCATCAAACAAAAATACGGTCGTAAAATATCATGGGCCGATCTGATGATCCTGACCGGTAACGTAGCGCTGGAATCAATGGGCTTCAAGACCTTTGGCTTTGCCGGTGGCCGTAAAGATGCCTGGGAGGCTGATGAATCGGTTTACTGGGGTTCGGAACGCACCTGGTTAGGTGGCGATATCCGTTACGCACAAGGTTCAGAAGGTGTTGACGAGGATCATGGTATCCTGGTATCTGACGATAATGCCGATGGAAAGGTGCATACCCGTAACCTTGAAAAGCCACTGGCTGCGGTACAAATGGGTTTGATATACGTGAACCCTGAAGGCCCTGATGGTAACCCTGACCCGGTACTGGCCGCTAAGGATATTCGCGATACGTTCGGCCGCATGGCCATGAATGACGAGGAGACCGTGGCGCTGATCGCCGGTGGCCATACCTTTGGTAAAACGCACGGTGCTGCACCGTCTGACCACGTTGGCGATGAGCCTGAAGGTGCAACGATGGAATCACAAGGCTTTGGCTGGCATAACAGCTTTGGTACAGGTAAAGGTGCCGATACCATCACCAGCGGCTTGGAAGTGACCTGGACCACTACGCCTACCCAGTGGAGCAACAATTACTTTGAGAACCTTTTTGGCTTTGAGTGGGAGTTGACCAAAAGCCCCGCGGGTGCCCATCAATGGGTAGCTAAGGATGCCGGCGACATTATTCCGGATGCTTACGATGCCAATAAAAAACACAAACCGACCATGCTCACTACCGATCTTTCTTTAAGGTTCGACCCGGAGTATGAAAAAATATCAAGACGCTTTTTAGAGAACCCTGACCAATTTGCTGATGCATTTGCGCGTGCATGGTTCAAACTGACCCATCGCGATATGGGGCCTAAGATGCTTTACCTAGGGAATGATGTACCTCAGGAAGACCTATTATGGCAAGACATCGTTCCGGCCGTTGATCATGCTTTGGTAGATGATGCTGATGTGGCCACCTTGAAAGATAAGATCCTGGCCTCTGGTTTAAGCGTTTCTGAATTGGCTTCTACCGCTTGGGCATCAGCCTCTACCTTCCGTGGATCAGACAAGCGTGGTGGCGCTAATGGTGCCCGCGTGCGTTTGGCTCCACAAAAGGATTGGAACGTGAATAACCCTGCTCAGTTGCAAAAGGTATTGGGCGTGTTAGAAGGTATTCAGAACGACTTTAACGGTGCACAAACTGGTGGTAAGAAAGTGTCATTGGCCGATCTTATCGTGCTTGCAGGTAATGCAGCTATAGAGAAGGCAGCTAAGGATGCAGGTCATGATGTTACCGTGCCATTCACGGCTGGCCGCACCGATGCTTCACAGGAGCAAACCGATGTGGAGTCATTCAAGTTCCTGGAACCTGTTGCTGATGGTTTCCGTAACTATCGTAAACCACGTGTACAAGTGCCTACTGAGGAGTTACTGGTAGATAAGGCACATTTGCTTACCCTGACCGCGCCTGAACTTACTGTGTTGATCGGTGGTTTGCGTGCCATCAACATCAACTTTGATGGTTCTAAGCATGGTATATTTACTCAACGCGAGGGTCAGCTGACCAACGACTTTTTTGTGAACCTGTTAGATATGGGTACAGCATGGAAGTCGGTCAACGGCGATCGTGAGCTATTCGAAGGTGCAGACCGCAAGACCGGTGAGGTAAAATGGACCGCCACCCGTGCCGATCTAGTATTCGGTTCACATGCGGAATTGCGTGCCATTGCCGAGGTTTACGGTAGTGCCGATGGCCAACAAAAGTTCATTAACGACTTTGTGGCCGCCTGGACCAAGGTAATGAACCTTGACCGCTTTGATGTGGCTGCCAAGTAA
- a CDS encoding DUF6515 family protein, translating into MRTLGRYLAALGLSVIITFSLTYDASAQRGGRGGGGGGFHGGGGFGGGGSRGGFGGGFGSRSGGNFGGGSRPSFGGGNRPSFGGGNFSQRPDRQSFGSRPNNIDRSGIRPDRGGSSFSRPGFSSPRGNYGFRGNFGRPGFSGRPGIRPGFGGRSFYGRSYYRGGVRGFYGRPYGGFYHYYGGFYNQYYYPRLGFSIGVLPYGYYPFYWGGYPYYYSNGFYYQQQNNQYTVVEPPVGAEVNALPDNAEAITIDGVQYYESNGVYYLPVTKDNGRVVYRVAGKDGELNTEDGQQVSGTDNGAMPQIGDVIDELPENSQKVKINGEKYYVTPDGVYLHQQRDSSGKKVYVVTGVPDDGPDDDQQ; encoded by the coding sequence ATGAGAACTTTAGGAAGATATTTAGCAGCACTTGGCCTAAGCGTGATCATCACATTCTCGCTTACTTATGACGCCAGTGCACAACGTGGTGGAAGAGGCGGCGGTGGCGGTGGTTTCCACGGTGGTGGAGGCTTCGGTGGCGGTGGCTCGCGTGGAGGTTTTGGCGGTGGCTTCGGTAGCCGCTCAGGCGGTAATTTTGGTGGAGGAAGCCGTCCGAGCTTTGGCGGTGGCAACCGACCAAGCTTCGGTGGAGGCAATTTCTCCCAAAGGCCAGATCGTCAAAGTTTCGGCTCAAGGCCTAACAACATTGATCGCTCAGGTATAAGGCCGGATCGTGGCGGATCCTCATTCTCGAGGCCAGGCTTTAGTTCGCCCCGTGGCAACTATGGTTTCAGGGGCAACTTCGGTCGTCCTGGTTTTAGTGGTCGTCCGGGAATTCGTCCTGGGTTTGGCGGTCGTTCATTTTACGGCCGGTCATATTACCGCGGTGGGGTAAGAGGTTTTTATGGTCGCCCTTATGGTGGTTTTTACCACTACTATGGTGGCTTTTACAATCAATATTACTACCCACGCTTAGGATTTAGCATCGGTGTGTTGCCTTACGGTTATTATCCGTTCTATTGGGGCGGTTACCCATACTATTACAGCAATGGCTTTTACTACCAGCAACAAAACAACCAATACACCGTGGTAGAGCCACCGGTTGGCGCCGAGGTAAATGCCCTGCCTGATAACGCCGAGGCCATCACGATAGATGGTGTACAGTATTACGAATCGAACGGTGTGTATTACTTGCCTGTTACCAAAGATAATGGCCGTGTGGTATATCGTGTGGCTGGTAAAGATGGTGAACTGAACACCGAAGATGGCCAACAAGTGAGTGGTACTGATAACGGCGCCATGCCGCAGATCGGTGACGTGATCGATGAGTTACCCGAGAACAGCCAGAAAGTAAAGATCAACGGCGAGAAATATTATGTAACGCCTGATGGTGTTTACCTGCATCAGCAGCGCGACAGTTCAGGAAAAAAGGTCTATGTAGTGACCGGCGTTCCTGACGATGGTCCGGATGATGATCAGCAATAA
- a CDS encoding lipid-binding protein, producing MKKIIYTLIAFVVVFSSCRKDTIDAGGTAVQDMSGEFWVQADDGDPAWYRISTFNTASNSSTQMWLKETDYGYQTLVNVNLSAGTFAQPSGTDITGAWTAKPVVITDGKIIKNGTKAPGSGVTTDQLTFTATISSAANGTYTLKYTGYRRTKFLADDH from the coding sequence ATGAAAAAGATCATATATACACTGATAGCATTCGTTGTCGTGTTCAGTTCATGCCGTAAGGACACGATCGATGCCGGCGGCACGGCAGTGCAGGATATGTCCGGAGAGTTTTGGGTACAGGCCGATGACGGCGACCCAGCTTGGTACCGTATCTCGACCTTTAACACCGCCTCTAACTCTTCTACCCAGATGTGGTTAAAAGAGACCGATTACGGGTATCAAACATTGGTGAACGTTAACCTGAGCGCAGGTACTTTTGCCCAGCCAAGCGGTACTGATATCACTGGCGCTTGGACCGCCAAACCGGTCGTGATCACCGATGGTAAGATCATCAAGAACGGTACCAAAGCGCCTGGTTCAGGTGTTACTACCGATCAGTTGACCTTTACGGCTACGATCTCGTCAGCTGCAAATGGTACCTATACCCTTAAGTATACCGGTTACCGTCGTACCAAATTTCTGGCTGACGATCATTAA
- a CDS encoding immunoglobulin-like domain-containing protein translates to MKKYLKFIGAALLCVSIYSCQKDNFDYPEGTVGESTITNFPVFTMTGSKYVVVAKGGTYVEPGIVAKEGSNDLKVTTTGTVNTATAGVYTLNYSATNKDGFSAKASRTVIVTGPDATAAANDFSGTYLRASTGQVATFTKIGSGVYLVDNPGGAANVSLTAVAFNQVGNRVYIPSQISSDGLTTSSSSEVSTVVGGKLTAFSWVINNQGYGTALRNFVKQ, encoded by the coding sequence ATGAAAAAATATTTAAAATTCATCGGGGCGGCATTGTTATGTGTCTCGATATACTCGTGCCAAAAAGATAATTTCGATTACCCAGAAGGTACTGTTGGAGAATCGACCATCACCAACTTCCCGGTATTTACCATGACCGGTAGCAAATATGTTGTGGTTGCAAAAGGTGGTACTTACGTGGAACCAGGTATAGTAGCTAAAGAAGGTTCCAATGACCTTAAAGTGACCACTACCGGTACGGTGAACACTGCTACGGCAGGTGTTTACACACTGAACTATTCTGCAACTAACAAAGACGGTTTTTCTGCAAAAGCGAGCCGTACGGTGATCGTTACAGGTCCTGATGCTACAGCAGCTGCTAATGACTTTAGCGGAACTTACCTGAGAGCATCAACAGGCCAGGTGGCTACCTTTACCAAGATCGGTTCAGGCGTTTACCTGGTGGATAATCCAGGTGGTGCTGCCAACGTGAGCTTGACCGCTGTTGCATTCAACCAGGTTGGTAACCGTGTGTACATCCCATCTCAGATCAGCAGCGATGGTTTGACCACGAGCTCATCAAGTGAGGTATCTACTGTGGTCGGTGGTAAGCTTACCGCTTTCTCATGGGTGATCAATAACCAAGGCTACGGAACCGCATTGCGGAACTTTGTTAAACAATAA